In Salvia hispanica cultivar TCC Black 2014 unplaced genomic scaffold, UniMelb_Shisp_WGS_1.0 HiC_scaffold_610, whole genome shotgun sequence, a genomic segment contains:
- the LOC125199658 gene encoding uncharacterized protein LOC125199658 isoform X1 produces MSALSNSVVISERLLLHFSSEMPRGASIRRRLNDSSLSGDHPPLSGDHPPLSGDHPPLSEMAQGASSGRSNDPSLSNDPSLSGDHPPLDNEEGESATHHIEGHDTTSNSLNESAEEEPTEPTHDARGRPFIHLRGKYLEPSGVVASICTYNFKQIVDPVGYSQKTLTEEYINLYWAEFKKFANCEAYDQDECKKAFVSKCKLRYGDFISYYKKKTKKPSFYTDAQWANYQKGWNLPESIAASERCSENRRQGLETALGTHCNGCTSFAETAAKMAKENNGKLPPFMDFFLQTHKLRNGKNGDSQGNLCSQRAQQIVDDVMARVEELRDEGIENPDHEAIFLELFGKVKKRKQISGAGQATSIFFPLATYSSVGSNRVNASQIDEIVEQRVKEHRDQMKLQIEMVQADSDRKIALVREEAATREQQMREEAAKMREEAATREQQMEERMMRLLNEKLGQLKNV; encoded by the exons ATGTCAGCTTTATCCAATTCTGTTGTCATTTCGGAACgccttcttctccatttctCGTCAG AAATGCCCCGAGGAGCATCTATTAGACGGCGCTTAAATGATTCTTCACTCTCAGGGGATCATCCACCACTCTCGGGTGATCATCCACCACTCTCGGGTGATCATCCACCACTCTCAG AAATGGCTCAAGGAGCATCTAGTGGACGCTCCAATGATCCTTCACTCTCCAATGATCCTTCACTCTCCGGTGATCATCCACCACTGGATAATGAGGAAGGAGAATCGGCAACACATCATATAGAAGGGCATGATACAACAAGTAACTCCCTGAACGAGTCAGCCGAAGAAGAGCCTACAGAGCCTACACATGATGCACGCGGCCGCCCATTCATACATCTTAGGGGGAAATA CTTGGAACCTTCCGGCGTCGTGGCAAGCATATGCACTTACAATTTCAAGCAGATTGTTGACCCGGTTGGATACAGCCAAAAAACTCTAACCGAGGAATACATTAACTTGTATTGGGCTGAATTTAAG AAATTTGCTAATTGTGAGGCATATGATCAAGACGAGTGTAAGAAGGCTTTTGTTAGCAAGTGTAAACTCAGATACGGAGATTTTATTAGCTATTATAAAAAGAAGACAAAGAAACCTTCTTTTTACACGGATGCCCAATGGGCGAATTACCAGAAAGGCTGGAATTTACCCGAGAGTATTGCAGCTTCTGAGAGGTGCTCTGAAAACCGTAGACAAGGGCTTGAGACCGCGCTTGGCACACATTGTAATGGATGTACATCATTTGCCGAGACAGCagcaaaaatg GCTAAAGAGAACAATGGAAAGCTTCCTCCATTTATGGATTTCTTTCTACAGACCCACAAGCTAAGGAATGGAAAAAACGGTGATTCACAAGGCAACTTGTGTTCGCAACGTGCTCAACAAATTGTA GATGACGTTATGGCACGGGTTGAAGAACTACGGGATGAAGGAATAGAGAACCCGGATCATGAAGCCATCTTCTTGGAGCTTTTTGGGAAggtgaagaaaagaaaacaaatctcTGGCGCGGGGCAAGCCACAAGCATATTCTTCCCATTGGCTACTTACTCATCCGTGGGTTCTAACCGCGTCAATGCTAGCCAGATCGATGAAATAGTCGAGCAACGCGTTAAAGAACATCGTGATCAAATGAAGCTACAAATTGAAATGGTGCAAGCCGATTCAGATCGGAAAATTGCACTAGTGCGTGAGGAAGCGGCTACGAGGGAGCAACAAATGCGAGAGGAAGCGGCTAAAATGCGAGAGGAAGCGGCTACGAGGGAGCAACAAATGGAAGAACGAATGATGCGccttttaaatgaaaaattgggaCAATTGAAAAATGTGTAG
- the LOC125199658 gene encoding uncharacterized protein LOC125199658 isoform X2: MPRGASIRRRLNDSSLSGDHPPLSGDHPPLSGDHPPLSEMAQGASSGRSNDPSLSNDPSLSGDHPPLDNEEGESATHHIEGHDTTSNSLNESAEEEPTEPTHDARGRPFIHLRGKYLEPSGVVASICTYNFKQIVDPVGYSQKTLTEEYINLYWAEFKKFANCEAYDQDECKKAFVSKCKLRYGDFISYYKKKTKKPSFYTDAQWANYQKGWNLPESIAASERCSENRRQGLETALGTHCNGCTSFAETAAKMAKENNGKLPPFMDFFLQTHKLRNGKNGDSQGNLCSQRAQQIVDDVMARVEELRDEGIENPDHEAIFLELFGKVKKRKQISGAGQATSIFFPLATYSSVGSNRVNASQIDEIVEQRVKEHRDQMKLQIEMVQADSDRKIALVREEAATREQQMREEAAKMREEAATREQQMEERMMRLLNEKLGQLKNV; this comes from the exons ATGCCCCGAGGAGCATCTATTAGACGGCGCTTAAATGATTCTTCACTCTCAGGGGATCATCCACCACTCTCGGGTGATCATCCACCACTCTCGGGTGATCATCCACCACTCTCAG AAATGGCTCAAGGAGCATCTAGTGGACGCTCCAATGATCCTTCACTCTCCAATGATCCTTCACTCTCCGGTGATCATCCACCACTGGATAATGAGGAAGGAGAATCGGCAACACATCATATAGAAGGGCATGATACAACAAGTAACTCCCTGAACGAGTCAGCCGAAGAAGAGCCTACAGAGCCTACACATGATGCACGCGGCCGCCCATTCATACATCTTAGGGGGAAATA CTTGGAACCTTCCGGCGTCGTGGCAAGCATATGCACTTACAATTTCAAGCAGATTGTTGACCCGGTTGGATACAGCCAAAAAACTCTAACCGAGGAATACATTAACTTGTATTGGGCTGAATTTAAG AAATTTGCTAATTGTGAGGCATATGATCAAGACGAGTGTAAGAAGGCTTTTGTTAGCAAGTGTAAACTCAGATACGGAGATTTTATTAGCTATTATAAAAAGAAGACAAAGAAACCTTCTTTTTACACGGATGCCCAATGGGCGAATTACCAGAAAGGCTGGAATTTACCCGAGAGTATTGCAGCTTCTGAGAGGTGCTCTGAAAACCGTAGACAAGGGCTTGAGACCGCGCTTGGCACACATTGTAATGGATGTACATCATTTGCCGAGACAGCagcaaaaatg GCTAAAGAGAACAATGGAAAGCTTCCTCCATTTATGGATTTCTTTCTACAGACCCACAAGCTAAGGAATGGAAAAAACGGTGATTCACAAGGCAACTTGTGTTCGCAACGTGCTCAACAAATTGTA GATGACGTTATGGCACGGGTTGAAGAACTACGGGATGAAGGAATAGAGAACCCGGATCATGAAGCCATCTTCTTGGAGCTTTTTGGGAAggtgaagaaaagaaaacaaatctcTGGCGCGGGGCAAGCCACAAGCATATTCTTCCCATTGGCTACTTACTCATCCGTGGGTTCTAACCGCGTCAATGCTAGCCAGATCGATGAAATAGTCGAGCAACGCGTTAAAGAACATCGTGATCAAATGAAGCTACAAATTGAAATGGTGCAAGCCGATTCAGATCGGAAAATTGCACTAGTGCGTGAGGAAGCGGCTACGAGGGAGCAACAAATGCGAGAGGAAGCGGCTAAAATGCGAGAGGAAGCGGCTACGAGGGAGCAACAAATGGAAGAACGAATGATGCGccttttaaatgaaaaattgggaCAATTGAAAAATGTGTAG